One Caviibacter abscessus genomic window, ACTCTTGCTAAAAAACATCAAGAGATAGTTGATATATTAGCATTAAAATATGAATTTCAAAATTTAAAGTTAAGACTTAAAGCAAGCATGAAAAATAAGAATGTAGATCAGTATTTTGTAAAATTATCAAACATAGATTTGGAAAATGAATACAAAAAAGCTTATGAAATGCTTGAAAAAACAAATGATATTTCACAAGCGGTTATATATATTGATAAAATGTATTATGAAAAATTAAAAATAGAATGTGAAAAAACAGGATTAGAAATATTTTCTAAATACTATAATTTACTTATTGATTCATATAATCTACTAACATTTTTAAGACTTAAAAATCAAAATAGAAGTATTAAATATGCAAATTACTGTATATTTGATAATGAAGCTTTACTTAATATTTATGAAAAAGATTCATATATGGAAGACTTGCGTAAAATGTTTGATGATAAGTCTATGTGGGAAAAATTTGCAAAAACAGGTAAAATATCTGTGATTGAAAAAGAACTAGATAACTTACAAATAAGTCTTATAAAGCAATATAAAGATGTTAATTATGGAGTTGAACCTATTATAACTTATATTCTAGCAAAAGAATATGAAATGAAAGCCATACGCCTTATAATGACAGGAAAAATTAATAAGATTAACACTAATATAATAAAAGAAAGGATGAGGGAAATTTATGTATAAATTAGCAATAGTTGGCGATAAAGATTTAATCAGTCCTTTTAAAGTATTGGGTGTTGATGTTTATCCAATAGAATTTAGTGAAAATGAAGAAGAGTTATCATCAAAAGTAAAAAAAGTTATAGAGCATCTTGCTACTAAAGATTATGGTATCATATTCATAACTGAAGAATATGCAAATGCTTCAAAAGATGTAATTGATAGATTCAAAACAAGTACCTTACCTATGATTACTTTAATACCAAGTAATAGAGGAAGTCTTAATATTGGAATGAACAAAATTGATGAAAATATTGAAAAAGCGATAGGTACAAATATATTTTAGGAGGATTAACTTGAAAGTTGGTAGAATAATAAAAGTTTCTGGTCCACTTGTTGTTGCTGAAAATATGGATGAAGCAAATGTCTATGACGTTGTAAAAGTTGGAGACAAGAAACTTATAGGTGAAATAATAGAAATGAGAGATGATAAGGCATCAATCCAA contains:
- a CDS encoding V-type ATPase subunit, with product MIDKMEYVQAAALVKVAEKKLLNSAKLMRMIDANTALDILKILSETDYSKSMAGVVKEEDYEEILSNEIKKVYSFARTLAKKHQEIVDILALKYEFQNLKLRLKASMKNKNVDQYFVKLSNIDLENEYKKAYEMLEKTNDISQAVIYIDKMYYEKLKIECEKTGLEIFSKYYNLLIDSYNLLTFLRLKNQNRSIKYANYCIFDNEALLNIYEKDSYMEDLRKMFDDKSMWEKFAKTGKISVIEKELDNLQISLIKQYKDVNYGVEPIITYILAKEYEMKAIRLIMTGKINKINTNIIKERMREIYV
- a CDS encoding V-type ATP synthase subunit F; its protein translation is MYKLAIVGDKDLISPFKVLGVDVYPIEFSENEEELSSKVKKVIEHLATKDYGIIFITEEYANASKDVIDRFKTSTLPMITLIPSNRGSLNIGMNKIDENIEKAIGTNIF